DNA sequence from the candidate division WOR-3 bacterium genome:
AACAGGTTGATTGAAATTGCTAATAAGCATAATATTATTGATTCGCCCAAAGTCTATATTGAAATTGCCGGAACTCCAATAATGACTATAGGTAATCTTTCTTATATTAATGATTTAGTTCGATATGCTGGAGCAATTAATGTCTTTGCCGATGTCTCAAGAGAATATTTTGTAACTAATAGCGAAGAATTAATAAAAAGAAATCCAGATATTATATTGATATTACATCCTTCAGCAACAAAATCGCAAATCAGAAAAAGAGTTGGTTGGTCACAGATTTCTGCTATTAAAAAGAATCGTATTTATGCCGAATTAAATCCTGATTATTTTTTTCGGCCTGGACCACGATTTATTTTGGCCGTAGAAGAATTAGCTAAGATTGTCTATTCAACTTCTAAAAAACGGAAATAGTGATTTGAAGAAAAAGTTTAATTTTTAAGATGGTCATATAATTCTCTTGACGAAAAAAAGCACGAAAGGAACATATTCTGTAATTTTATTAATTATTTTATTGCTTGTGGCAATAATCGTGTCTTTTGGTTTGGGCCCAACAGGATTTTCACTATCCGACCTAAAAATACCTATTGAAATTCGTTTGCCAAGGATTGTTTTAGGAATTTTTGCCGGCGGGATTTTATCCTTAGTAGGTGCTACTTTACAAGGACTTTTACAAAATCCACTGGTTGACCCATATACTTTAGGCATTGCCAGTGGCGCAAGTTTTGGTTCTGTCATCGGGTATCTGTTTGGTCGATTTGGGGTTTTTACAATACCAGTCTTTGCTTTTTTAGGCGCATTCATAACAATTTTTTTGGTTTATAATTTAGCATTAGTTCAAGGCAAAATTACTAAAATTAGTTTGGTTCTGGCTGGTGTGATAATGAGTTTTCTTTTTTCTGGACTGGTTATGCTTTTAATGGTTTTAATAAAAAGACCGCTACCAGAAATTATTTATCTTCTTATGGGACGATTGAATCTTGTCTTTACCACAGAATTATTAGTTTTATTTATTGTTATTGTTATTTTAGCAGTACCGGTAACGCTATTCATTTTTAGTAAATGGCGCTCACTAAATATACTATCAATGAATGAAGAAGTTGCTGAGAGTTTAGGGGTTGATACTCAAAAATTAACGCGTAATATTTTTGTCACTTCATCTTTTCTTATTGCCTCGGTCGTATCATTTACCGGTGCAATTAGTTTTATTGGTTTGTGTGTTCCTCATATTGTGAGAATGATTTATGGTCCCGACCATTATAAAGTTTTGCCATTGTCATTTTTATTAGGAGCAAGCATCTTAATTTTTACAGATTTAATTGCACGAAGTATTGCGCGGATTGAACTACCAATAAGTGTTATCACCGCTTTATTTGGAGTCCCATTTTTCATCTATTTGTTAAAAAAGAAATTATAGCGTATGTGTAATAGCATTAAAAATATTAGTTTTCGTTATGGAAAGAAAGAAGTTTTATGAGAAATCTCAAAGAATATTCGTTCTTGCTATAAAAGAAGGAAATATTATCAGAAATCTCAAAGAATTGTTAAAAAGAATTGTAGAATATGTTTTCAATTGAATTAAAAGATATCACTTTTCGCTATAGGGAGAACGAAATCTTATCAAAAATTTCATTAACTATTAAACCAGGTGAGTTTTTTGGTATTATTGGACCAAATGGTGCGGGCAAAACAACTCTTTTGAAATTAA
Encoded proteins:
- a CDS encoding iron ABC transporter permease, which produces MAIIVSFGLGPTGFSLSDLKIPIEIRLPRIVLGIFAGGILSLVGATLQGLLQNPLVDPYTLGIASGASFGSVIGYLFGRFGVFTIPVFAFLGAFITIFLVYNLALVQGKITKISLVLAGVIMSFLFSGLVMLLMVLIKRPLPEIIYLLMGRLNLVFTTELLVLFIVIVILAVPVTLFIFSKWRSLNILSMNEEVAESLGVDTQKLTRNIFVTSSFLIASVVSFTGAISFIGLCVPHIVRMIYGPDHYKVLPLSFLLGASILIFTDLIARSIARIELPISVITALFGVPFFIYLLKKKL